The following proteins are encoded in a genomic region of Rissa tridactyla isolate bRisTri1 chromosome 5, bRisTri1.patW.cur.20221130, whole genome shotgun sequence:
- the LOC128910295 gene encoding ADP-ribosyl cyclase/cyclic ADP-ribose hydrolase 2-like isoform X1 — translation MKSLLLSLLLFSVLFMNSFSEMQGRKWKGEGTTQNLESIAIGRCYDYIRIVNPAVGEKNCSEIWEAFKNAFINKDPCSILPKDYELFINLSLHTIPPNKSLFWENNQLLVNAFAGRGRRYMSLGDTLFGFFADFLNWCGQADSPGLDYESCPTTQECENNAVESFWRMASITYAQQSSGVIHVLLNGSSVGGAYPDPGFFADYEIPNLQKDKISQIVIWVVDDIEGADIDSCGTHTVKILENRLKALGYDVTCTDNYKSVMFLLCLDHPDDSKCTLSSSAPAAQRGPISSNRGGSWNKLMFVSFVGFLFRFALVY, via the exons ATGAAGAGCCTTCTTTTGTCTCTCTTACTGTTCTCTGTTCTGTTTATGAACAGCTTCTCAGAAATgcagggaagaaaatggaaaggtgAAGGTACAACGCAAAACCTGGAAAGTATTGCCATTGGAAGGTGCTATGACTATATTAGAATTGTGAATCCTGCTGTTGG TGAAAAGAATTGTTCAGAGATAtgggaagcatttaaaaatgcatttattaacAAGGATCCTTGCAGCATTCTACCTAAGGACTATGAATTATTCATCAACCTGTCATTGCACACAATTCCACCTAACAAG TCTCTCTTCTGGGAAAATAATCAGCTGCTAGTCAATGCCTTTGCTGGCAGAGGCCGTCGCTACATGTCTCTGGGTGATACTCTGTTTGGCTTCTTTGCAGATTTTCTGAACTGGTGTGGGCAGGCCGACAGCCCTG GACTGGACTATGAATCCTGCCCTACCACACAGGAATGCGAAAACAACGCGGTGGAGTCTTTCTGGAGGATGGCCTCAATCACT TATGCACAGCAGAGTTCTGGGGTGATACACGTCTTATTGAATGGTTCTTCTGTTGGAGGAGCTTATCCAGACCCAGG TTTTTTTGCAGATTATGAAATACCTAATCTACAGAAAGACAAAATCTCACAAATTGTCATCTGGGTTGTGGATGATATTGAAGGAGCAGATAT AGATTCCTGTGGAACTCATACTGTAAAGATATTAGAAAACAGGCTGAAAGCCCTTGGTTATGATGTCACCTGCACTGACAATTACAA GTCTGTAATGTTCTTACTTTGCCTGGATCACCCTGATGATTCTAAGTGTACCCTTTCATC atcTGCACCAGCAGCACAAAGAGGACCTATATCTTCAAACAGAGGAGGCAGCTGGAACAAGctcatgtttgtttcttttgtaggCTTTTTGTTCAGATTTGCTTTAGTGTACTAA
- the LOC128910295 gene encoding ADP-ribosyl cyclase/cyclic ADP-ribose hydrolase 2-like isoform X2 produces the protein MQGRKWKGEGTTQNLESIAIGRCYDYIRIVNPAVGEKNCSEIWEAFKNAFINKDPCSILPKDYELFINLSLHTIPPNKSLFWENNQLLVNAFAGRGRRYMSLGDTLFGFFADFLNWCGQADSPGLDYESCPTTQECENNAVESFWRMASITYAQQSSGVIHVLLNGSSVGGAYPDPGFFADYEIPNLQKDKISQIVIWVVDDIEGADIDSCGTHTVKILENRLKALGYDVTCTDNYKSVMFLLCLDHPDDSKCTLSSSAPAAQRGPISSNRGGSWNKLMFVSFVGFLFRFALVY, from the exons ATgcagggaagaaaatggaaaggtgAAGGTACAACGCAAAACCTGGAAAGTATTGCCATTGGAAGGTGCTATGACTATATTAGAATTGTGAATCCTGCTGTTGG TGAAAAGAATTGTTCAGAGATAtgggaagcatttaaaaatgcatttattaacAAGGATCCTTGCAGCATTCTACCTAAGGACTATGAATTATTCATCAACCTGTCATTGCACACAATTCCACCTAACAAG TCTCTCTTCTGGGAAAATAATCAGCTGCTAGTCAATGCCTTTGCTGGCAGAGGCCGTCGCTACATGTCTCTGGGTGATACTCTGTTTGGCTTCTTTGCAGATTTTCTGAACTGGTGTGGGCAGGCCGACAGCCCTG GACTGGACTATGAATCCTGCCCTACCACACAGGAATGCGAAAACAACGCGGTGGAGTCTTTCTGGAGGATGGCCTCAATCACT TATGCACAGCAGAGTTCTGGGGTGATACACGTCTTATTGAATGGTTCTTCTGTTGGAGGAGCTTATCCAGACCCAGG TTTTTTTGCAGATTATGAAATACCTAATCTACAGAAAGACAAAATCTCACAAATTGTCATCTGGGTTGTGGATGATATTGAAGGAGCAGATAT AGATTCCTGTGGAACTCATACTGTAAAGATATTAGAAAACAGGCTGAAAGCCCTTGGTTATGATGTCACCTGCACTGACAATTACAA GTCTGTAATGTTCTTACTTTGCCTGGATCACCCTGATGATTCTAAGTGTACCCTTTCATC atcTGCACCAGCAGCACAAAGAGGACCTATATCTTCAAACAGAGGAGGCAGCTGGAACAAGctcatgtttgtttcttttgtaggCTTTTTGTTCAGATTTGCTTTAGTGTACTAA
- the LOC128910295 gene encoding ADP-ribosyl cyclase/cyclic ADP-ribose hydrolase 2-like isoform X3, which yields MKSLLLSLLLFSVLFMNSFSEMQGRKWKGEGTTQNLESIAIGRCYDYIRIVNPAVGEKNCSEIWEAFKNAFINKDPCSILPKDYELFINLSLHTIPPNKSLFWENNQLLVNAFAGRGRRYMSLGDTLFGFFADFLNWCGQADSPGLDYESCPTTQECENNAVESFWRMASITYAQQSSGVIHVLLNGSSVGGAYPDPGFFADYEIPNLQKDKISQIVIWVVDDIEGADIDSCGTHTVKILENRLKALGYDVTCTDNYKSVMFLLCLDHPDDSKCTLSSF from the exons ATGAAGAGCCTTCTTTTGTCTCTCTTACTGTTCTCTGTTCTGTTTATGAACAGCTTCTCAGAAATgcagggaagaaaatggaaaggtgAAGGTACAACGCAAAACCTGGAAAGTATTGCCATTGGAAGGTGCTATGACTATATTAGAATTGTGAATCCTGCTGTTGG TGAAAAGAATTGTTCAGAGATAtgggaagcatttaaaaatgcatttattaacAAGGATCCTTGCAGCATTCTACCTAAGGACTATGAATTATTCATCAACCTGTCATTGCACACAATTCCACCTAACAAG TCTCTCTTCTGGGAAAATAATCAGCTGCTAGTCAATGCCTTTGCTGGCAGAGGCCGTCGCTACATGTCTCTGGGTGATACTCTGTTTGGCTTCTTTGCAGATTTTCTGAACTGGTGTGGGCAGGCCGACAGCCCTG GACTGGACTATGAATCCTGCCCTACCACACAGGAATGCGAAAACAACGCGGTGGAGTCTTTCTGGAGGATGGCCTCAATCACT TATGCACAGCAGAGTTCTGGGGTGATACACGTCTTATTGAATGGTTCTTCTGTTGGAGGAGCTTATCCAGACCCAGG TTTTTTTGCAGATTATGAAATACCTAATCTACAGAAAGACAAAATCTCACAAATTGTCATCTGGGTTGTGGATGATATTGAAGGAGCAGATAT AGATTCCTGTGGAACTCATACTGTAAAGATATTAGAAAACAGGCTGAAAGCCCTTGGTTATGATGTCACCTGCACTGACAATTACAA GTCTGTAATGTTCTTACTTTGCCTGGATCACCCTGATGATTCTAAGTGTACCCTTTCATC gtttTAA